In Sphingomonas psychrotolerans, the following proteins share a genomic window:
- a CDS encoding methylthioribulose 1-phosphate dehydratase, giving the protein MTGIHFAEAVPALIAIGRRLDARGWAPATSGNYSARLDDGSFAVTVSGTHKGRLDPDGIMRVDAAGQGLTSGKPSAETALHLALYRMFPEAGAVLHGHSPQAVGLSRAASEAGEWVFRGHEMLKAFPGVASHEGEMRLPMIDNSQDMAEIEARVRPALTAPGATPAYLIRSHGLYAWGKDLDEAERVLEATEWLIAAELAERNFRKALSR; this is encoded by the coding sequence ATGACGGGGATCCACTTTGCCGAGGCCGTGCCGGCGCTGATCGCAATCGGACGGCGGCTCGATGCGCGCGGCTGGGCGCCGGCGACATCGGGCAATTACTCGGCGCGGCTCGATGACGGCAGTTTCGCGGTTACCGTCTCGGGCACGCACAAGGGGCGATTGGACCCTGACGGTATCATGCGAGTCGATGCGGCGGGGCAGGGACTGACGTCGGGCAAGCCCTCGGCCGAGACCGCGCTCCATCTTGCGCTCTATCGGATGTTCCCCGAGGCCGGGGCGGTGCTGCACGGCCATTCGCCGCAGGCGGTGGGCCTCAGTCGTGCTGCGAGCGAGGCCGGCGAATGGGTGTTTCGCGGGCACGAGATGCTCAAGGCATTTCCCGGCGTGGCATCGCACGAAGGCGAGATGCGACTGCCGATGATCGACAACAGTCAAGACATGGCCGAGATCGAAGCGAGGGTACGTCCTGCGCTGACCGCGCCGGGCGCGACGCCGGCCTATCTGATCCGCAGCCATGGGCTCTATGCCTGGGGCAAGGATCTCGACGAAGCGGAGCGCGTGCTCGAGGCGACCGAGTGGCTGATCGCGGCCGAGCTTGCCGAACGGAATTTCAGGAAGGCATTGTCGCGATGA
- a CDS encoding 1,2-dihydroxy-3-keto-5-methylthiopentene dioxygenase, whose protein sequence is MTQLTVYTLDGEPVLETEEPARIAGALATIGVRFEQWPSRALPAGAAQQAVLAAFASEVGRLKAENGYRAVDVIRMTPDHPECGTLRSKFLSEHRHSEDEVRFFVEGEGLFTLRDEDRVYAVLCREGDLISVPAGMRHWFDMGPSPRFTAIRLFVDPAGWVANFTGDAIADRFPRHEPA, encoded by the coding sequence ATGACGCAGCTCACCGTTTACACGCTCGACGGCGAGCCCGTGCTCGAGACCGAAGAACCGGCGCGCATCGCCGGGGCGCTCGCAACGATCGGAGTACGCTTCGAGCAATGGCCGTCGCGGGCGCTTCCCGCCGGGGCTGCGCAGCAGGCGGTGCTCGCGGCGTTTGCGTCCGAGGTGGGGCGGCTCAAGGCGGAGAACGGCTATCGCGCGGTCGATGTGATCCGGATGACGCCCGATCATCCCGAATGCGGGACGCTGAGGAGCAAGTTCCTGTCCGAACATCGCCATTCGGAGGACGAAGTGCGCTTCTTCGTCGAGGGGGAGGGGCTGTTCACCCTGCGTGACGAGGACCGGGTATATGCGGTGCTTTGCCGGGAAGGCGATTTGATCTCGGTGCCCGCGGGAATGCGGCACTGGTTCGACATGGGGCCGAGCCCGCGCTTCACTGCGATCCGGCTGTTCGTCGATCCCGCGGGCTGGGTCGCGAACTTCACCGGCGACGCGATCGCCGATCGCTTTCCCAGGCACGAACCGGCCTGA
- the mtnC gene encoding acireductone synthase, which yields MPEIGAVLLDIEGTTSSIAFVSEVLFPYARAHLRDFVARHADAVAPILAEVPGDDPVATLLRWIDDDRKATPLKTLQGMIWAEGYADGTLKGHVYPDTPVALRRWRGAGIAVHIYSSGSIAAQKLLFRHSIEGDLTPLIAGYFDTTSGPKQEAGSYRVITAALGLAPGAILFVSDVQAEVDAAHAAGLQALLIAREGGGEVRSLGEVLP from the coding sequence ATGCCGGAGATCGGCGCGGTCCTGCTCGACATCGAGGGGACGACGAGCAGCATCGCCTTCGTCTCGGAAGTCTTGTTTCCCTATGCGCGGGCGCATCTGCGCGATTTCGTGGCGAGGCATGCCGATGCAGTGGCGCCGATCCTCGCCGAAGTGCCCGGCGATGATCCGGTAGCGACGTTGCTCCGATGGATCGACGATGACCGCAAGGCAACGCCGCTCAAGACGCTGCAGGGAATGATCTGGGCGGAGGGCTATGCCGACGGGACGCTCAAGGGACATGTCTATCCCGACACGCCCGTCGCACTGCGGCGCTGGCGGGGAGCGGGGATCGCAGTGCATATCTATTCCTCGGGCTCGATCGCGGCGCAGAAATTGCTGTTTCGCCATTCGATCGAGGGGGATCTGACCCCTCTGATTGCCGGCTATTTCGACACGACCAGCGGGCCGAAGCAAGAGGCGGGGTCCTACAGAGTGATCACGGCTGCGCTCGGGCTGGCGCCCGGCGCGATCCTGTTCGTGTCGGACGTCCAGGCGGAAGTCGACGCCGCCCATGCGGCGGGGTTGCAGGCGCTGCTGATCGCCCGGGAGGGTGGGGGCGAGGTGCGGAGTCTCGGGGAGGTGCTGCCGTGA
- the mtnA gene encoding S-methyl-5-thioribose-1-phosphate isomerase, translated as MILEGQHRRSIARTADGKGVRILDQRLLPWEVRWVELRSAEAAAVAIHEMWTRGAPMIGATAAYGLAMALADDPGDASLSRTYQALLATRPTAVNLRWALDEVRTAVAALPEPQRADAAFARAGAICEEDAALCRAIGEHGLALLRTLHAANPDRPLNILTHCNAGWLATVDYGTATAPIYLAHDAGIPVHVWVDETRPRNQGALLTAFELANHGVAHTVIADNAGGLLMMQGKVDAVIVGTDRVTANGDVCNKIGTYLKALAAADNNVPFYVALPYTTFDPATPTGADVPIEERAPEELTRLTGPAAGGMATVKITDSPAANPAFDVTPARLVTGYITERGVLVSVS; from the coding sequence GTGATTCTCGAGGGCCAGCATCGGCGATCGATTGCGCGCACGGCGGACGGCAAGGGCGTGCGCATCCTCGATCAGCGGCTGCTGCCGTGGGAAGTGCGCTGGGTCGAGCTAAGAAGCGCCGAAGCGGCGGCGGTGGCGATCCACGAGATGTGGACCCGCGGCGCCCCGATGATCGGCGCCACCGCTGCTTATGGACTGGCGATGGCGCTGGCAGACGATCCGGGCGATGCGAGCCTTTCGCGTACCTATCAGGCACTGCTCGCGACGCGGCCGACGGCGGTCAATCTGCGCTGGGCGCTCGATGAAGTTCGGACCGCAGTCGCGGCGCTACCCGAGCCGCAACGCGCCGACGCTGCGTTCGCGCGTGCCGGTGCGATCTGCGAAGAGGATGCGGCCCTGTGCCGCGCGATCGGGGAGCATGGGCTGGCGCTCCTTCGGACCCTTCACGCTGCCAATCCGGATCGTCCGCTCAACATCCTCACCCATTGCAACGCCGGCTGGCTGGCGACGGTCGACTATGGCACCGCGACCGCGCCGATCTATCTCGCGCACGACGCCGGCATTCCGGTGCATGTCTGGGTCGACGAGACGCGGCCGCGCAACCAGGGTGCGCTGCTAACTGCGTTCGAGCTCGCCAATCACGGAGTGGCGCACACCGTCATCGCCGACAATGCCGGCGGGCTATTGATGATGCAGGGCAAGGTCGACGCAGTGATCGTCGGGACCGATCGGGTCACCGCCAATGGCGACGTTTGCAACAAGATCGGCACCTATCTGAAGGCGCTTGCGGCGGCGGACAACAACGTACCCTTCTATGTCGCACTGCCCTACACGACCTTCGATCCAGCGACTCCTACGGGTGCCGATGTGCCGATCGAAGAGCGCGCTCCCGAGGAACTGACCCGGCTGACGGGGCCGGCGGCGGGCGGGATGGCGACCGTCAAGATCACCGATTCGCCCGCCGCCAACCCGGCCTTCGACGTCACCCCCGCGCGGCTGGTGACCGGGTACATCACCGAGCGCGGGGTTCTCGTCAGCGTCAGTTAG
- a CDS encoding aminotransferase, whose product MNPLYAQMGTTIFEAMSARARETGAINLGQGFADGRGPEAVLEAAARALLEKSNQYPPMAGLPELREAVADHYVRHQGLDLAPEEVIVTSGATEALAAALFALIEPGDEVLLFQPLYDAYVPLVRQAGGVPRFVRLEPPHWRIDIAALEAAITPRTRLLVLNNPLNPAATMCSAEELATLAAFCAAHDLVAVCDEVWEHVTFDGARHLPLIGFPGMRERTVKIGSAGKIFALTGFKVGWMCAAPPLARVLARAHQFLTFTTPPNLQWAVAEGLATQDAWVQEARHRFQQGRDRLAVGLAAAGLAVLPSAATYFLSVDLAASGIALDDRSFCDRLVEAGVVAIPVSAFYAEAPVTHVVRFCFVKEDATLDAAIARIIAARDTLGR is encoded by the coding sequence ATGAATCCGCTCTACGCGCAGATGGGCACGACGATCTTCGAGGCGATGTCGGCCCGGGCACGCGAAACCGGCGCGATCAACCTCGGCCAGGGGTTCGCCGACGGGCGCGGCCCCGAAGCGGTTCTCGAGGCGGCGGCACGCGCATTGCTGGAGAAATCCAACCAATATCCGCCGATGGCCGGACTGCCCGAACTGCGTGAGGCAGTCGCCGACCATTATGTCCGCCATCAGGGCCTCGATCTCGCGCCGGAGGAAGTGATCGTCACCTCGGGCGCCACCGAGGCACTCGCCGCCGCCTTGTTCGCGCTGATCGAGCCCGGCGACGAAGTCCTGCTCTTCCAGCCGCTCTACGACGCCTATGTGCCTCTGGTCCGCCAAGCCGGCGGCGTCCCGCGCTTCGTCCGGCTCGAACCGCCGCACTGGCGGATCGATATCGCGGCGCTCGAAGCGGCGATCACCCCGCGCACCCGGCTGCTGGTGCTCAACAACCCCCTCAACCCCGCCGCCACGATGTGCAGCGCCGAGGAGCTGGCGACGCTGGCGGCATTCTGTGCCGCACATGATCTGGTGGCGGTGTGCGACGAGGTGTGGGAGCATGTCACTTTCGACGGCGCGCGCCATCTGCCGCTGATCGGCTTTCCCGGCATGCGCGAGCGCACGGTCAAGATCGGCAGCGCGGGCAAGATCTTCGCGCTCACCGGGTTCAAGGTCGGCTGGATGTGCGCCGCGCCGCCGCTCGCCCGCGTGCTCGCCCGCGCGCACCAGTTCCTCACCTTCACCACTCCGCCCAACCTGCAATGGGCAGTGGCCGAGGGCCTCGCGACGCAGGACGCGTGGGTGCAGGAAGCGCGCCACCGCTTCCAGCAGGGCCGCGACCGGCTCGCGGTCGGCCTGGCCGCGGCCGGGCTCGCGGTGCTGCCGAGCGCGGCGACCTATTTCCTATCGGTCGATCTCGCTGCCTCCGGAATCGCGCTCGACGATCGGAGCTTCTGCGATCGGCTGGTCGAAGCCGGCGTCGTCGCGATCCCGGTCTCGGCTTTCTATGCCGAGGCGCCGGTGACGCACGTCGTGCGCTTCTGCTTCGTCAAGGAAGACGCGACGCTCGACGCAGCCATTGCACGCATTATCGCAGCCCGGGACACGCTTGGTCGGTAG
- a CDS encoding aspartate-semialdehyde dehydrogenase codes for MGYRVVVAGATGNVGREMLNILAEREFPIDELAVLASARSQGDMVDFGETGKQYKVQNIDHFDPTGWDMALFAIGSEGSKLHAPRFAAAGCTVIDNASLYRMDPDVPLIVPEVNPEAIDGYKKRNIIANPNCSTAQMVVALKPLHDAAKIKRVVVATYQSVSGAGKAGMDELFEQSRNIFVGDPATPSKFTKQIAFNVIPHIDSFLDDGSTKEEWKMVVETKKILDPKIKVTATCVRVPVFVGHSEAINIEFEDEISAAQAKSILREAPGVMLIDKHEDGGYITPIECVGEFATFISRVREDSTVENGLSLWCVSDNLRKGAALNAVQIAELLGRRHLKKAA; via the coding sequence ATGGGCTACCGTGTCGTGGTCGCTGGCGCCACCGGCAATGTCGGGCGTGAAATGCTGAACATCCTTGCCGAGCGGGAATTCCCGATCGACGAGCTGGCGGTGCTAGCCTCGGCGCGCAGCCAAGGCGACATGGTCGATTTTGGTGAGACCGGAAAACAGTATAAGGTCCAGAATATCGACCATTTCGACCCGACGGGCTGGGACATGGCGCTGTTCGCGATCGGCTCGGAAGGCTCGAAGCTGCACGCGCCCCGTTTCGCCGCGGCCGGCTGCACGGTGATCGACAATGCCTCGCTCTACCGGATGGACCCGGACGTGCCGCTGATCGTCCCCGAAGTGAACCCCGAGGCGATCGACGGCTACAAGAAGCGCAACATCATCGCGAACCCGAACTGCTCGACCGCGCAGATGGTCGTGGCCCTCAAGCCGCTCCACGACGCCGCGAAGATCAAGCGCGTCGTCGTCGCGACCTATCAATCGGTTTCCGGTGCGGGCAAGGCCGGCATGGACGAGCTGTTCGAGCAGAGCCGCAACATCTTCGTCGGCGATCCGGCGACGCCGAGCAAGTTCACCAAGCAGATCGCGTTCAACGTGATCCCGCACATCGATAGCTTCCTCGACGACGGTTCGACCAAGGAAGAATGGAAGATGGTGGTCGAGACCAAGAAGATCCTCGACCCGAAGATCAAGGTGACCGCGACGTGCGTGCGCGTGCCGGTGTTCGTCGGCCATTCGGAAGCGATCAACATCGAATTCGAGGACGAGATCTCGGCGGCCCAGGCCAAGAGCATCCTGCGCGAGGCGCCCGGCGTCATGCTGATCGACAAGCATGAGGACGGCGGATACATCACGCCGATCGAATGCGTCGGCGAATTCGCCACCTTCATCAGCCGCGTCCGCGAGGATTCGACCGTCGAGAACGGGCTGAGCCTGTGGTGTGTCAGCGACAATCTCCGCAAGGGCGCAGCGCTCAACGCCGTGCAGATCGCCGAGCTGCTGGGCCGACGGCACCTGAAGAAGGCGGCCTGA
- a CDS encoding DHA2 family efflux MFS transporter permease subunit: MATAQPKPTPGVAALPVANRGLLTFGVMLATIMQILDTTIANVALPHMQTSLGATADTVTWVLTSYIVASAIAIPITGWLSDRIGSRNLFLLSTVGFIIASALCGMAQNLEQMVAFRLLQGVSAAFMNPLSQTVMLDINPPERQAKAMSIWGMGIMVGPIMGPVIGGWLTDNFNWRWVFYVNLPLGVICIALLWWLLPSRPVRKRQFDIFGFSMLSLGIAGLQLVLDRGQTEDWFQSTEVWIEMLIAIIAFWMFTVHMFTAKNPMFDRDLWKNRNLVTAVLFMLVIGLVMMATMALLPPMLQTLYGHSVFDTGVLLMPRGVGVVLTMAISAQLVQRGLDPRWLVGTGFMIAALSLWEMTHWSLEMDSTPVILSGFIQGLGLGMIFMPLQGMAFATLPPQYRTEGSSLMNLTRNIGASVGISLVTTILSRSIQTSHAALAPNISAQTFDGLDPGFLQALGGVGQTAYAMADAEINRQAMMIGYLNDFWGMAIVTALSIPLVIFLRRPKGPAEKPDPAAAGH, encoded by the coding sequence ATGGCCACCGCCCAGCCAAAGCCGACGCCCGGCGTCGCCGCGCTTCCCGTCGCCAATCGCGGGCTGCTGACCTTCGGCGTGATGCTGGCGACGATCATGCAGATCCTCGATACGACAATCGCCAACGTCGCGCTGCCGCACATGCAGACATCGCTCGGCGCGACCGCCGACACCGTCACCTGGGTGCTGACCAGCTACATCGTCGCGTCGGCGATCGCGATTCCGATCACCGGCTGGCTCTCGGACCGGATCGGCTCGCGCAATCTGTTCCTGCTCTCCACCGTCGGCTTCATCATCGCCTCGGCCTTGTGCGGCATGGCCCAGAATCTCGAGCAGATGGTAGCGTTCCGCTTGCTCCAGGGCGTCTCCGCCGCCTTCATGAACCCGCTCAGCCAGACGGTGATGCTCGACATCAATCCGCCCGAGCGCCAGGCCAAGGCGATGTCGATCTGGGGCATGGGGATCATGGTCGGGCCGATCATGGGTCCGGTGATCGGCGGCTGGCTGACCGACAATTTCAACTGGCGCTGGGTATTCTACGTCAATCTGCCTTTGGGCGTGATCTGCATCGCACTCCTGTGGTGGCTGCTACCCTCGCGGCCAGTGCGCAAACGCCAGTTCGACATCTTCGGCTTCTCGATGCTCTCGCTCGGCATCGCCGGGCTCCAGCTGGTGCTCGATCGCGGCCAGACCGAAGACTGGTTCCAGTCGACCGAAGTGTGGATCGAGATGCTCATCGCGATCATCGCCTTCTGGATGTTCACGGTGCACATGTTCACTGCGAAGAACCCGATGTTCGACCGCGATCTGTGGAAGAACCGCAACCTCGTCACTGCGGTGCTGTTCATGCTGGTGATCGGCCTGGTGATGATGGCGACGATGGCGCTGCTGCCGCCGATGCTCCAGACGCTCTACGGCCATTCGGTGTTCGACACCGGCGTGCTGCTGATGCCGCGCGGCGTCGGCGTGGTGCTGACGATGGCGATTTCGGCGCAGCTCGTGCAGCGCGGCCTCGATCCGCGTTGGCTGGTCGGCACCGGCTTCATGATCGCCGCGCTCTCTTTATGGGAGATGACGCACTGGTCGCTCGAGATGGATTCGACTCCGGTCATCCTCTCGGGGTTCATCCAGGGACTCGGCCTCGGGATGATCTTCATGCCGCTCCAGGGCATGGCCTTCGCCACTCTGCCGCCGCAATACCGCACCGAAGGCTCGAGCCTGATGAATCTGACGCGCAACATCGGCGCGTCGGTGGGCATCTCGCTGGTGACGACGATACTTTCGCGTAGCATCCAGACCAGCCACGCCGCGCTGGCGCCCAACATTTCGGCACAGACGTTCGACGGGCTCGATCCCGGCTTCCTTCAGGCTTTGGGCGGCGTCGGCCAGACCGCCTATGCGATGGCCGATGCCGAGATCAACCGTCAGGCGATGATGATCGGCTATCTCAACGATTTCTGGGGAATGGCGATCGTGACGGCGCTGTCGATCCCGCTGGTGATCTTCCTCCGCCGCCCGAAGGGTCCGGCCGAGAAGCCCGATCCGGCAGCGGCGGGGCACTAA
- a CDS encoding HlyD family secretion protein, producing MAEADPRIERATAEPVTLEPAPAAPASENVEVRAKRSWLRPLLLFGVPIVILGVVGFFWLTSGRFASTDNAYVQQDKVSVSAEVAGRIVKVAVRENQRVKKGDLLFEIDSAPYRIAVAQADAAIANAQVELQTLRTSYAGTGADIQAARDRIAQAQEDYARQAELMKRGFTTRVNFQAAEHSVEQARAALQNAEADAAEARSKLATGAAVPGENPQIAAARVQREQALLNLSRTRVYAPADGVVSQADRLQVGQQMMTGLPAVTIVTSELSWVEANFKETDLNRMRVGQCAEVRFDAYPGLKLRGHVASIGAGTGSEFSVLPAQNANGNWVKVTQRVPVRLAIDEKSPRPLIAGLSSDVEVDLQNQCR from the coding sequence ATGGCTGAGGCTGATCCCAGGATCGAAAGGGCGACCGCCGAGCCGGTCACGCTCGAACCCGCACCGGCGGCGCCGGCGTCCGAAAACGTGGAAGTGCGCGCCAAACGCAGCTGGCTGCGTCCGCTGCTGCTGTTCGGTGTGCCGATCGTCATTCTCGGTGTGGTCGGCTTCTTCTGGCTGACCTCGGGCCGCTTCGCCTCGACCGACAATGCCTATGTCCAGCAGGACAAGGTCTCGGTCTCGGCGGAAGTCGCCGGCCGCATCGTCAAGGTCGCGGTCCGCGAGAACCAGCGCGTCAAGAAGGGCGACCTTCTGTTCGAGATCGACTCCGCGCCCTATCGCATCGCCGTCGCCCAGGCCGATGCCGCGATCGCCAACGCGCAGGTCGAGCTCCAGACGCTCAGGACCAGCTATGCTGGCACCGGCGCCGACATTCAGGCCGCGCGCGATCGCATCGCGCAGGCACAGGAAGACTATGCGCGTCAGGCCGAGCTGATGAAGCGCGGCTTCACCACGCGAGTCAATTTCCAAGCGGCCGAGCATTCGGTTGAGCAGGCCCGTGCCGCGCTGCAGAACGCCGAGGCGGACGCGGCCGAGGCCCGCTCGAAGCTCGCCACCGGCGCCGCGGTGCCCGGCGAGAACCCCCAGATCGCCGCCGCCCGCGTCCAGCGCGAACAGGCGTTGCTCAACCTCAGCCGCACCAGAGTCTACGCTCCCGCCGACGGCGTGGTCAGTCAGGCCGACCGCCTGCAGGTAGGGCAGCAGATGATGACCGGATTGCCTGCCGTGACCATCGTCACCAGCGAGCTTTCGTGGGTCGAGGCGAATTTCAAGGAAACCGATCTCAACAGGATGCGCGTCGGCCAATGCGCCGAGGTGCGCTTCGATGCGTATCCCGGGCTCAAGCTCAGGGGTCATGTCGCGTCGATCGGCGCGGGCACGGGTTCGGAATTCTCGGTGCTTCCCGCGCAGAACGCCAACGGCAATTGGGTCAAGGTCACCCAGCGTGTGCCGGTGCGCCTCGCAATCGACGAGAAGAGCCCGCGTCCGCTGATCGCCGGCCTGTCATCCGACGTCGAGGTCGATCTCCAGAATCAGTGCAGATGA
- a CDS encoding MarR family winged helix-turn-helix transcriptional regulator, translating into MSDVSRLMRRRFDERARKSGATGAQWRTLKILERHEGLNQGQIAELLEVEPITCCRMIDRLEEAELVERRRDPTDRRAWQIYLTDKARPVLAELHDIAGEMIEAALHGLDAAQRDALIASLNIIRSNMTQTHASKEAANG; encoded by the coding sequence ATGAGCGACGTCTCGCGCCTGATGCGCCGCCGCTTCGATGAGCGCGCGCGCAAGAGCGGCGCGACGGGCGCGCAATGGCGAACGCTCAAGATCCTCGAACGACATGAGGGTCTAAACCAGGGACAGATCGCCGAGTTGCTCGAAGTCGAGCCGATCACCTGCTGCCGGATGATCGACCGGCTCGAGGAAGCCGAACTGGTCGAACGCCGCCGCGACCCCACCGACCGCCGCGCGTGGCAGATCTATCTGACCGACAAGGCCCGCCCGGTGCTCGCCGAGCTCCACGATATCGCCGGCGAGATGATCGAAGCGGCGCTTCACGGCTTGGACGCTGCACAGCGCGACGCGCTGATCGCGTCGCTCAACATCATCCGATCGAACATGACCCAGACCCACGCAAGCAAAGAGGCGGCCAATGGCTGA
- a CDS encoding GFA family protein yields MAEEMTGGCQCGRVRYRAVVHDDEAYLCHCRMCQRATGGVSIAFVNLFKTDVRWDSEPDRYASSPIAERGFCSACGTPLTYEAYEHDRMDLTVGSFDYPFRFKPTEHSGCESWHRDWLDTSQLPASRTDQNQGLVQRWMRKIGRLPD; encoded by the coding sequence ATGGCTGAGGAAATGACCGGCGGGTGCCAGTGCGGCCGGGTGCGCTACCGGGCAGTAGTGCACGACGACGAGGCCTATCTCTGCCATTGCCGCATGTGCCAACGCGCGACCGGCGGGGTCTCGATCGCGTTCGTGAACCTGTTCAAGACCGACGTGCGCTGGGATAGCGAGCCTGATCGCTACGCCTCCTCGCCGATCGCGGAGCGCGGTTTTTGCTCGGCGTGCGGTACCCCGCTCACCTACGAGGCGTATGAGCACGACCGGATGGACCTGACCGTAGGCAGCTTCGATTACCCGTTCCGGTTCAAGCCCACCGAGCATTCGGGCTGCGAGAGCTGGCATCGCGACTGGCTTGACACCAGCCAGTTGCCGGCGTCACGGACCGATCAGAACCAGGGCCTGGTTCAGCGCTGGATGAGAAAAATTGGCAGACTTCCCGATTGA
- a CDS encoding alpha/beta fold hydrolase: MADFPIETHRFPSFDGVELVWTEMGEGRPLVLIHGYFSTAEVNWIRYGHAAKLAARGFRVILPDLRGHGLSDKPHDPAAYPPDVLMRDGLALIEHLGLIDYDLGGYSLGGRTTLRMLVHGAKPRRALLCGMGLAGLTDTQGRGTYFRRVLTNLGTFERGTSEWMTEAFLKTTKGDPEALLLILQTFVDTAEAEIAAIDIPTLVVTGAEDFDNGSAQHVADLLPDGRFVEIPGNHMSAVSRPELGDAIADFLAA; the protein is encoded by the coding sequence TTGGCAGACTTCCCGATTGAAACGCACCGCTTCCCCAGCTTCGACGGCGTCGAGTTGGTGTGGACCGAAATGGGGGAGGGCAGGCCTCTGGTGCTGATCCATGGCTATTTCTCCACGGCGGAGGTCAACTGGATCAGATACGGCCATGCCGCGAAGCTGGCGGCGCGGGGCTTCCGCGTGATCCTGCCCGATCTGCGCGGGCACGGGCTGAGCGACAAGCCGCACGATCCCGCCGCCTATCCGCCCGACGTGCTGATGCGCGACGGGCTTGCGCTGATCGAGCATCTCGGGCTGATCGACTATGATCTCGGCGGCTATTCGCTCGGCGGGCGCACGACGCTGCGGATGCTGGTCCACGGCGCGAAGCCGCGGCGCGCTTTGCTGTGCGGGATGGGGCTGGCGGGGCTGACCGACACGCAAGGACGCGGCACCTATTTCCGGCGGGTGCTCACCAATCTGGGGACCTTCGAGCGCGGGACGTCCGAATGGATGACCGAGGCCTTCCTCAAAACCACCAAGGGCGACCCCGAGGCGCTGCTGCTCATCTTGCAGACCTTCGTCGACACCGCCGAAGCCGAGATCGCTGCGATCGACATCCCCACGCTCGTCGTGACCGGCGCCGAGGATTTCGACAATGGCTCGGCGCAGCACGTGGCCGATCTGTTGCCCGATGGCCGTTTCGTCGAGATCCCGGGCAACCATATGAGCGCGGTCTCCCGGCCGGAGCTCGGAGACGCGATCGCCGACTTCCTCGCCGCTTGA